GGGAATATTACATATTGGTGGAGATGAAGTTCGGTATGACCAATGGAATGCATCATCTTCTGTCCAAAAATTTATTCAAGAAAAAGGATTTTCTTCCGCTTCCGACATACAAGTATGGTTCACAAACCAAATGTCGAAAGTAATTGCTCAAAAGGGGTGGCGTATGATGGGGTGGAATGACATTACAGGCGAAAAACTACACCACTTTCAAAGCGGAGATAAAGAAGGAACCGAACGTTTAGCACCAGGTACTATCGTACAATTTTGGAAAGGAGATTCCGACATACTGCAACGTACTGCCGAACAAGGGCAGCATATAGTCAACTCTTACAACAATTTTACCTACTTAAATTATAGTTATGAATATGATTCTTTACAAGCGACATACGAGTTCAAACCTATTTCATTGCAACGTGCCTATGAATTCAAGCCTGTACCGGAAAACTTCCCAGTACATTTAGTTCCTCAAATTCTCGGAGCCAGTTGTCAGATGTGGGGAGAATGGATCCCCACTGTAGAAAGTATGAACTATCATATTTACCCTCGCATAGGTGCATATGCAGAAGTTTTTTGGACGCTCCCAATACAAAAAGATTACGTCCGTTTCCGAAAATCATTAGAGTATTTCCTGACACGTTGGAAAAAACAAGGAATTATTTATGGTCCCACAAGAAACAACCAAATTCATTCCACACAACAGACCAACATCGAATTTGGAATCCCTGATGAATATAATGATCCCTACCGATATATCACCGGAACTTCAGACAAAGCTTTGTCTATTGGAAATTAATGCCACCTATAGACATAGAATTGAACTGAATCAATTGAATAATCAGGCAAGCGTTTCTTTTTTTCTCATCTCTGAACGAAAAGTAGTTCGAAATACCATCTAGGAGCAAAAGCGTTATTAAGTAATAAAAAATTTAATTCCAATAAAAATAAAGGATAACTATTAACCACTCAAAAAATGGTTCCTACATGCTATCTGTAAGCAATAGAAATGGAGTACAACATGATTACCGACCAACTGTAGAAAAAACACCCTAAACGAGGGAGATTGGCATCAAATAGGAATAAGTTTTGATACTACTCGGCAAGAACTTCGCCTATATTATGACAGTCACAATGTAGCCATATATTATACCGAAAGTATAAATAATGCGAATCTATATTTGATTCATTAGTTAAAAATTAGGGTAATCAATGTGATGGCTATTTTTCCCATCGTGTGTACTAGAAGCCCAGATGTAGATCTGACCTTCATCGCTCTTTGAATATTTGTTTTTTCATTCAACCAGTTGAACAATTATTCAATGGGTTGTCTGACTTTAGAAACTGCCGTTGAAAACAAGTCTCTTGCCACTTTCTCCCTTTTGGTTATTTCAGGTGATTCTCCTTTGATAGCTTTTACAGGAGTAAATAACGAAAGTTTTTTGCATTCTTGCGTCTCTTTATAGAATAGTATATCTGAATATATTTTATCGGCATATATTTCTCTATTGTTCTGATTTCCCACACCTTACTCTTTTGAATACAATACAGTTGAGTCATTTTCATCCGCAGCGGAAAGTATAAGCATTTCAAGAAAAAAGGTATAATTCCTTTTCTACGGAAAGCCACTACATGGAGTTTTAGTCCGAAGTAATATACGTTTTTTGTCGAATAATATCCTCTGGAAGTAATCTCAGTGGACATCTTTCCTGCTCTGTTCTTTCCCGAGCAAGTAATGATAGGCATTGGGTCGACTAATGATTTCATACTGCCACAATCTTGAGGTTTGAATGAATTAACAGCCAGACAAGTTCCCTAATTGCTTCTGGCATCAAAATCAATCTATAATTGAATGCTTGGTAAGAAGAAGACAAGTCGAGGAACCATGAAAGCAGGTATTCCTTGGCAAAAGGATGATTGTTATTACTGAACTTCTGGTAGTAGAATTTGAGTGAAGACTCGTAAACATCGCAGATATACATATATATTTTTATAAGTTTTAATTCTTTCTCCTTGAGAATCATTATTAGAACAACGAGGACTTTATTATTATAATATACTGATTATCAATAAGATTGATAAATAATTAATGAGATAATTAACTTAATAATAACGTTTTAACAAGCAAAAAGGTAGATGATTGTCAACTGCTGATTCGTATAAATAATTTAAATAGTGGATTTCCTTTCAATTTAGGAAGCATAGACAGCAGTAAATGGCAAGCTTTCATTGATTACCTTGACCATCTTAGTTTTACAACAAAACTAAATCAGCAGATTGGTTTGCTAAAGATTTTAAGATATTGACTAACCAAGTACCCTAGAATTATCAATTACGTCCAAGCAATTAAGCATTATGGGATTCAACATTTATCATGAATTGAAAAGAAGCATTATTAAAACTCTGGATAATATATATATCTAGCTCTATCTAAGTACTCTTTACTTTTAGGAAATTGGAAAGATGCAAAATGGAGTAATTCTTTATATTTCAGAAAAGTAACTTCTTTTTTAGTCACAGTTAAGTTTACCTTACAGTTGAGTACTCCTTGTCCTACAGGATAACCATTGGCAGCAATCCATCTAAGAAAAGATTTTAATATTCTGAATTGTTTTACAGTGGTACGATTACGATATCCATTCTTCACGTAGCATTTTTTTAATTCTGTCATTTTATTCTCATCAAGTATCACTAGAGAAATGTCTGGATCACAGCTATTTAATTGATTCCATACTTGAACATATTTGTGATGTACAGATCCACTCCAACTTCTTTCTATAGAACAAACTTCTAAGAAATCATTGAAAATTTCACGAAAAGATTTTTCTCTCTCTATTGAACCAACTACTACTATCTCCTTTTCTATTCTCCCCAGCTTCTCATTAACCAACTCTTTTGTGGTAGGGATTTGGGAATGTACACCATACTCTGTGAAAGATTCTTCAATACATTCCAAAAATTGAGAAATGCGATTATTAATATCACGGGCAACATATACCTTTCCACCAACTTTATGAGTAGTGTTGTATCTGACTCTCTGGTTCTCATTATCCCATTTTTCAAGATCAGCATTGCAACCTACAGAAAAGCCAACTTCACACTTCCTGTTATTCCATCTGACGCGAATCATAACCTGTCCGTTCTTGTGTAGAAAAGCTCTACAACTGTGACTAATTCCCATCATATATCTTACTACTTTATTTGTTATTTTGGAGCAAATTTAGAAAGAAAAAATCGTGGGGAGTAAGCGTCTATTTCTACTCCCCCTTTTTTTGAGCGTACATGATTTTATGTGCTATAAAAAGATGCAATTCGCCACATACATTACTGATCTACAATAGTATACAAAATTAATCCAAAGCAATTGTGGTCAAAGCTATAGTCCGATACGCTCCACTTCTTCAAAAGAGTAATTCGGCAACGAGTTACTCTTTTTTGATTTACTTATATGAAGTGTCTTTACTACATTTTATACCCACCAAATAAAAAAAGGACCTTTATTCAAGGTCCTTTTTAATTACTTCATCCATTTCTTTTATACGTTTCTTGCGGTTCTTGATAGGACCGTCTTTCGTATCATCTTTGAAAACATTATCTGCACGGTCAGTTACTTCACTGCTCCATTCTTCAAACTGATTTTTAGCCGGACGGCCATTCGGTTCGATATTCTCTTCGGCAATCGAATCGTGTCTGTTAATCATATCATCCATATCTTCTCTATTTTAATAGGTTATAGAAACAAGACAATAAAACAGGCAAAAAGTTCTTAGTTTTAATCATTTTTATTCTCCCTAACAAACATATATGTATCGGCCCAAATCAGCCATAACACAGCATCTTGATATTCAACATCTTATTTACATCTATTTTGGGTTTAAAACCAAGCCCCTGTTCCTTTAAAAGAAACGACCTATTTCTCACCGAGGAACGACTTCTTCCTTTTAAAGAAACAATACCTTTATTAAATCCTGGCACAAAACCAGCCATATTAATGAGAATACTTGTATCTTTATTGTCGAATTAATCAATAAATTGTGAGATGTCAAAAGTATTAGGATTTATGAAGCAAGTAGCCCGTGGGCTACAAATGGAGGGAAACTTTGGAACTGCTCATGTCTATCGCAGCAGTCTCAATGCCATTATTGCTTATCGTGGGAAAGATGATTTTGCCTTCAATGAGGTAACTTCAGAGTGGTTAAAAGGGTTCGAAGTTTATCTTCGTAGTCGTGGGTGTAGTTGGAATACGGTTTCTACCTATCTGCGCACTTTTCGTGCCGTTTACAATCGTGCCGTCGATCTTCGTCGGGCACCATACGTGCCGCATCTGTTCCGTTCGGTGTATACGGGAACTCGTGCCGACCATAAACGGGCTTTGGGTAATGAAGATATGAAAAGGGTCTTTTGCAAATTGTCACAATCTTCGGGTGCATCTTCGAATATGCGCCGTGCACAAGAATTTTTCATTCTTATGTTTCTACTTCGAGGTATGCCGTTTGTCGATCTTGCTTATCTACGCAAGAGTGATTTGCGTGATAATGTGATCACGTATCGTCGGCGTAAAACAGGCCGTCCCCTGTCGGTGACGTTAATTCCGGAAGCAATGATTCTGGTAAAGAAATACATGAACCGCGATTCTTTTTCTCCTTATCTCTTTCCTTTTTTGGAAAGCCGTGAAGGAACAAAAGAAGCGTATCGGGAATATCAGTTGGCGTTGCGCAGCTTTAATCAACAACTAATGTTGCTGGGAGAGTTATTAGGACTAGGCGATAAATTAAGCTCGTACACCGCCCGCCACACTTGGGCTACGACGGCTTATTATTGCGAAATTCATCCGGGTATTATTTCCGAAGCTATGGGACATTCGTCTATCACTGTAACGGAAACATACCTCAAGCCTTTCCGAAGCAAAAAAATTGATGAAGCAAATAAACAAGTTCTCGATTTTATAAAGCGCTCAGTAATAGGATTAAATACCTGATTATTATCCTGTTACTTTGTAGGTAACGGGGAGAAATTCCGGTGCAAATATGAGCATATTTCTTAAAACAACCAAACGAAATCAAACATTTTTTCCAATAAACTACTCAAAAACAGAACTAGGATAGATAAAACACGCGGATTCTTTATTTTAGGGCTTTGTTAACCTCTAAATTATGCCAAAGATTTTCCTCCCCTCTGCCGCTCGTCAGAAGCAGGGGTAAAGAACTTTCATAATCTATCGTATCATTTTTCTGTATTGACTACTCTAAAAGAGCAGGAACAAAGGTTTCCCCGTTACCTACAAAGTAACGGGTTGTCTATTATTGAAACTTAGTGTTTAATAATATATTATTAATGTAATTTTTAAGTAGTTATGAAAAGAAAATTTGTAAAAGTGATGTTCTTCGGGGCGTTGGCACTTTCTACTGTCACCTATGTAGGCTGTAAGGACTACGATGATGACATCGACAATCTACAAACACAGATTGACGCAAACAAAGCCGACATCGCCAAGTTGCAGAGTTTTGTAAAAGAAGGTAAATGGGTGACTAATGTTGAAGACATTACCGGTGGATTTAAGATAACTTTTAATGATAATAAAAGTTATTCTATCACAAGCGGTAAGGATGCTACTCCAACGACAATCAAGATTGATCCGGTAACAAAGAACTGGATTGTCAATGGCAATGACCTAGGTATTTGTGCTGAAGGTAAAAAAGGTGATGCGGGAGTAGGAACTCCGGGCAAAGCTGGATATGCACCGGAAATTTCTGAAGATGGATATTGGATAGTTTGGGATGCAGAAGACGGAAAACCTAAAAAAACAAATGTTAAAGCTGCTACAGATATCTATGTAAGTGCTGACGCTAGCAATCCATTGGTTTGGGTATTGAATATTCTCAATAAGGAAACAGGAGAATGGGAAAAGGTTTCTATGCCGAAATCTGCTCGTATCACCGGTATGAGTGTGCTAGGTGTAAAAGAGGATGGTACTGTTGATTTAGGCTCTACACAAGCTGAAGCGACTCTGTATTATCATAAAGCAACCACAGACATCAAATTTAATGGAAATGATAAATTTAAGAAAGCAGGTGATTTACTTATTGCCAGAGGTGGTAGTAAGATTCACGCTTTGATTAATCCGGTGAATCTGAAAGCTGCAGATATTCAGGCTTACGAAATCGGTCTGACAGATTCTAAAGGTAATACTAGCTTTGTTGTAGCTAATATTGCAGATAATTTTAGTGTAGATGCTTTGACTCGTGTAGCAGACCCAGAAAAAGAACCTACTGCTAACAAAGGTGTTTATGATTTGACTCTCAGATTTGCAAATGGAGTAACTGATACAGAATTGAAGGCCTTGGAAGAGAATACTGCTTATGCTCTTACAACAAAAGATGCATGGGGTAATGAAATCATTTCCGGATATGACGTAAAGGTTGCGGCTAAAGCTGCTACAGAACAAGACCAACCAGAAGTCGAGTTTACTGCTCCTGACGAAGCCTTGACTTATCAGAAGAGCTATAATTTGGATGAACTGTTTAACAGTGAATTAGATAAGGTGGTAGCTTACTATTATGAAGTTACTAAGGACGAAGCTGCTAAGGTGGATGCAACATTTGATAAAGATAAGAATACAATTATTGCAAAGAAGGAAGGTAAAATGAAGATTAAGATTCACTATCTTCCTGTTAGTGGAACAGTTGCTAGTACTGAAGTAACACTGACTTTTGCTTATGTAGCTAAACAGGCTGAAATCAAAGATATGACTTGGGTTGTAGATGGCAAGAAATTAACAGCTACTTCTGAAATTGTTGGTCCTTCAGTAGATGAAATTAAAAAGTCTATTAATGGCATTGATTCCGAAATTGAATATACTGACGGTAAGGTAACAATCAATGGAGTAAAGGATTTACAATACTCAGACGAAGATGCTAAAAATAGTATTACATTAGCTTTGGTAGGTCTGAATGCAAAAGGTGAAGAAACGACTACAGCGGAAAACATTACTAAGTATGTAATCAAAGCTACATTCGATCATGAACATGTTGCTGCTGTACCTCATACCGCAACAGTTAAATTCAAGAATAAAAAATATGATCAAAACAATTCAGAGCTGGGTAATGAATATTTGTATGAAACTACATTCAAAATTACTGTAGATCAGCCGAAGAATCTGTATACATTCAAACATGCAACTGCTTACTTTGAGGACAAAGAGAATGCTGTAGCTTACGGTAAAGTATATGAAGGTAATAGTCCTAAACTTATTTCTTTCAACCTTTATACCTTGTATCAAGCTAATTCTATTCTTGAAGGTGATGCAACAACTAATAGCTTTGTGAAATTCACAGAAGTAATACCGGAAAAGAGTGGTAACAAAGTAGCTAAAGCATGGTTAACAGAACAAGGTACTGATAATGGGGCAATTTCAGTCGAACCTTCTCCTTTACACGGTGGTGTTAATACAAGTCGTAGTATTACGGTTACTTATGCACCATTCGGAAATACTCGTTTGAATGCTATTGTTGACAAATTTAACTTGAAAGTATTATCTGAAATTTATCAAGGTAGTTTCGATTTTGTGAAGAAGTTCAAAATCGACGGAAAAGATGTACAGAAAGGTGAGAAAGAGGATAATCCGATTGAAATAGAAGGAACAGGTACTGTCGAAATACTAGAAAGTGATTTCATCAGAAAAGATGCTCGTGCTAATGACTATGGCTTTGATGATAATAGAATTGTATCGGTTAAGGTTGAGTTAGCAGATGATGACGCTAAAACTTATCTGACAATTGACAACACTGAGTTTAAGATGGGAACTGAAGTTGCTGCACAGTCTGGAACAGAACAAAAAATGAACACTGTTACTATTGGAAAGAATCAGACCGCAGGAGCCATTATAAATGCTCCTACTTGTAAAGTCAACATCAATATTCTTGACAAGTGGGGTATGACGAAAACAGCATCAATCTATGTTAAAGTGAACAAATAATTTAGATTGAAAGACTTATAATTGAGAGGCATCCTAATTCTCTTTGAGACTAGAGATGCCTTCTCTATTATACGAGACAATAAATTCTTTAAAAGAAATATACTGAGAGATCAACTGAAAATTATGCTTGTGAAAGTATATTTTCAAATGTTTGTCTCTTGGAAGGGATGCCTCCCTTATTTCCCACGGGCATCCCTTTTCTGCTCTTAATGCATCTCACTTATCGTACTAGAAAGCAATTTACTAGTCCCTTATTTCCCCAAGACAAGGAGATGTTTTTAAGAATATAAATGCTCGGGCTTGTGAAAGTCCGTGCTTTTATTTATACAACTATAATGTCTGTAGTTAACTAATGTCTTTATATTTTCGACATGGAATTAAATATCCACCACTTATGCTTTTAGGAATATAAAAATAATCAATTATGAAAAGTGTATATTATTATCTGTCAGTGCTGATTATATTTCTTTCAGCATGTCATACCAATAAATCAGAATTAGAAACAATTAAAGTTGCACAGTTTGGAGATGTATTCATATATATACCTCTATATTTGGCAAATACCAAAGGATTTTTCAAAGAAGAAGGTTTGAAAGTTGATCTGATAAACACTGGAGGGGACGATAAAACCTATGCAGCGGTAATTGGTGGTTCCGCTTTATTTGGTATTGCAGATCCTACTTTTGTTGCTATTGCTAAGGAACAAGGAATAGATGGATGTGTGATAGGAAGTATTGTCAACAGTGTTCCCTTTTGGGCTCTGACAAAAAATCCCAATGTTCCTCAGATTACGAATTCCGCGATGTTAGCTCCTTACAGCGTAGCTACCTTCTCTGCTCCTTCTACAGCATATACAGTTCAAACTGAAATGTTCAAAGAAGCTAATTTGCCTACAAATATCAGACAAGGTGCATTTGGAACTTTATTACCTATGCTTGATACCGGCAATGCTGATATCGCCCTTGAATTGGAACCGAATGTTTCAATAGCGGTAGCCAATGGAGCAAAGGTCGTTTATTCTTTTGCTGATAAATATCCGGATTTTACCTTCACAGGTATCACAACAAGTAAAAAGACTATCGATGAAAAACCTGAAATAGTCCAGCATTTTATCAATGCTATTACCAAAGCTGAAAAATTTGCACATGAGTATCCTGATAGTGCCGCTTACTATATGGCAGAACTATACCCTGATGTGAATAAGAATATAATAGCACAGGCCATCAAACGCATGGTAGACTCAAACACATTACCTCAAAACGCAGTAATCTCACCGGAAGCTTGGAAACAAGCCGTTGCATTACGTCACCGTATGGGAGATTTAAAATCATTGGATAATATAGAAAGTGTATTAGATATGAATTTCGCTGAAAAAGCACGTTGACAAAAAAGTTATTGAATATGAAAATCATATTTATGTTAGCCGCAAAAACATATATGTACCTTCCTCTTTTTCTGGCAAAAGAAAAAGGTATTTTTAAATCTGTATTTGAGGCAAAGAGAATAAAGGATGATATAGAGTTTCGCATTTGTGATGGCGATGATGACGCTATTGACAGCATGTTGGATTTTAACAGGAATGCACGTAAATGCAAATTAGACGAAATAGCAATTGCTATTTCAGACCCGACTTCTATATTGCGGCAACATAAAAGTTTTGATAACAAAACAGATATAAAAGTTATAGGCAAATTGATAAACAAATTGCCTTTTTGGGTTATTTGTCCCTATAATGAGGAATTAGATAATAATTCGCATAATGGGTTTATGGATATTAAGGAATTAAAAGCCAAACGTCTTTATACACCTAATAGTTCATACATTACTGCCAACTCTTGCTGTTCTCAACTATTAAATAAAAACAATTATAAAATCAAACCTGTTGATTTTTCCGAAGAAATAGAGAAATGCATTAATGATTCCGAATCCATAGCTCTGACGGGTGACTTAAATTTAATGGCAAGAAAATATATTGAGAACAAAATTTGTATTTACAGCCATATGGCGAATAATAATGATGAAAGCATAGCTACAACTATTATAACCAGCAGATATATATGTAAGCAGTACGAGGACATGCTGGCACTTGTCTTGGAGGCTATTCAGAAAGCCATTTTTATTATATATTCATCACCTGAAATAGCCACAGAAGTATGTTATAAAATCAGTGATGAGATTGATAGTTATCGGATGCCTGACGAAAATATTCAAAAAGAAAAAACAGAAATCATTATATCAATTATTAACAGTGATCATCTATATCCGATGACTACCGATATCTCATTTTCTGATTGGAAAAAAACAGTAAATTATTACCTTTCGCATGGGATAAATATATTTGAATATATGAGGGAGCACAACTCGCCAACCAGACCCAATGAGAATGAAGCATATGTTGCAGGTATATATCAAAAAATGTTCTTCAAAAATCCTGCACACACTGCAGAAAGAAAGATTGTTGAGGATTTTGGAGTAGATTGCAATACTTTTGACAAAGAAATACCATATCATTTGATCAGAAAACTGAAGAATAAGATTTTGTTTTTCATGAAAAAGGATTTTTGGTATATCCTGTGCTTTATTTTATTTGTATGTGTTGTAGGGTATGTGGTATACCAGACTTTTTATAACAATAATCATGATTACATATCGAATGTCGGTTTAATATTTGGTGCATTATCTTTAATATGGGGTATCCTAACTAGTCTGGGGGTATTCCCTAAGTTGAAAAAAACGAGTCGTTATGATGATTGAACTACAAAATGTAGGGTTTGCCTACAATAACAAACATACAGTATTTTCTAATTTAAATCTTTATATTGATAGAGGAGATATTGTATCTATTGTCGGCAATAGCGGTTGCGGAAAAACGACATTGCTGAATCTTATTGCCGGAGTTTTACTACCTTCTAAAGGAGAAATCAAGAAATCGGATAAGAATATAGCCTATTTGATGCAGGATGTCACATTATTGCCTTATAGGACAGCGTGGGAAAACACTTTTCTTGCTTGTGAACTACGGGGAATACCTGTTGACAACATACAGAAGCAGGCTGCCAAAGAAATACTAGACTTATTCAACATAGAAACGGAAGCTCTAAACAAGTTCCCCAAAGAACTCTCCGGAGGAATGAAACAACGGATCGGATTGTTACAAACTCTACTCACCGACGCTTCATTATTTTTGCTTGATGAACCTTTTAACGCCATTGATATTAATGCACTGAACAGTATTAAACTCTATATATGGGAATACCTCATCAAGAGTAATAAAACAATGATCTTTATCACCCATAATATTGATCAGGCATTGCTTTTAAGCGACCGTATTCTAATTATGAGAAGTCCAACTGAATTATTAGAAATAAAGCCCACTAAAGAATATTGCTCACTTTCCCCTGACGAAAGAATAGACACAAGCGAATATAAGAAACTTTTTTTTGAAATCGTTGAGAATTTGAAATATGAGAAATAAAATATTACAATGGTTACCATTGGCTGTTTTACTGATTGCTTGGGAAGCATATGCCAAATTTCAGTCAGGCTTTTCAACCATGTTTTCTTCCCCTGTGAGAATAATAACATTGTTATATGAGAAAACGGTATCTGGCGACCTGCCATATCATACATTCATAACTGCTTATGAATCATTTGTCGGATTGCTGTTTGGGCTATTCATTGGATGTATTATAGGTTTTATTTTAGTCTATTTTCCAAAATGCTCGAAAATAGCTCATCCTTATATAATAGCACTTAGTTCAATTCCTACTTTCGCATTGGCTCCTCTAATGATTATTTGGTTTGGAACCGGATTGAAAATGAAAATTGTATTGGCATTCCTCTCTACTGTTTTTATTACTGCTTTTCAAACCTATGAAGGAGCAAGCAAAATCTCTGAAAGTGACGATACTTTTTTCAAAATCAATCATGCTACCAACAAACAACGCTTTTGGATGCTCTCATTCCCAGCCTCACTGGATTGGGTTATCCAATCACTCAAACTGAATGCCGGCTTCTGTGTTTTGGGAGCATTCATTGGCGAATTTATAGCCTCTGAAGCTGGTTTAGGATATATCATTCTAAAAGCAAGTGGCTTATACGATACCACCTATGTCTTTGCCGCTATTATATGTATTATCTTACTTTCTATGTTTTTTAATTTGTTGGCCGTATTCGTAAACAAATATAAATTGAGGATAATTCGTTTTGCAACAATGAAATATGGTAAATAAAAAACTCTTCATAAAACTAAATGTTTTTCAAATGCTTATCTCCTGAAAGGAACGTAAACGCATTTTCCTATGGCTTATATAACTTTGGACGGAAAGGAATATAAAGCGTATAGTTACTATCCGTCGGCTTTCCTCCCGCCAGTGCCGGCGACCATTTCGGCATTCCCTTTACAATACGAAGAGCCTCCTCGGCAAACTCGGAATGAGTAGCTTTCAAAATATGAGGACGCAGAATCACTCCTTCCTTATCAATCGTAAACTCACACAAAGCATATCCCGATATATTCTTGGCTAAAAGATTTGCCGGATAAACCATTTGATCTGCAATATATTCTTCCGGAGTAGTGCCGGACAAATGAGCAAGTTCTTCTATCTGTTTGCCGGAAAGCGACCTCTGCTGAGGCCCCACCTGATAAATTCCGACATACATCGGTTTCTTATAAGCATCCGGTTGCTCCTTAGTGCGCTGTTGCAACTCCTTCAATAAAGCAGCAGCTTCTTCCGCCACCGCCTGTTCCGAAATATCTTCTCCTCTGGATAACATATAAGCCGACTGACAGACCAACACAAGACGATCCATTAAAGAACCTTTTTTCGGGGACCACTTACGTCCCATCTGATTTGTACCTTTCGCATCCGTCGAAGTGAAATAATAAACGACTCCGTCCAAACCTGCCGTAGAACCGTCCAAATCCTGCACCTGACTCGTCACCGTACGAAAAATGGCACCCAAAGACTGATAAAGGGACGAACTGATAACCACCGATCTCGTATCTACCGTCACTGTTCCTTTCTCTGCTTGCCAATAGGTACGCGACAATGTGTTCGAAACCAAACAATAACGCCCACCCTTCTTCTCTACCGACATGGCATACTCGGGCGAGAAAGAAGGAATTGCTACAAAACGAGCATACGGTTGTTGCTGAAAGCCTGTGTTCAATAAAGAAAATACATTGCGATAATATTCGCCCAATTCGCCTGTGTAAGTAGTGAAAGGTTTCACCGGCTCCAGATAATCAATCTGTGCCGTAAGACGAAAAGATAAGGTCAAAAGTAGAATAAAGAAAACAATCTTTTTCATAAGTTGCCGGATTTTCAATGCGTATCGGCAACAAAGATACAAATTATTTCGATGGTTCGTGATAAAATTATATCTTTGCACGGTTTTTACTAAGAAACTGAATAACAATACATCAAAAATATGATAGCTAAGATTGAACAACTTCTGAAAGAGGTAGAGGCCTTGCATGCCTCCAATGCTGAAGAACTTGAAGCTCTCCGCATCAAATACCTTAGCAAGAAGGGAGCCATTAATGACTTAATGGCGGATTTCCGTAACGTAGCTGCCGAACAGAAAAAAGAAGTCGGCATGAGACTGAATGAACTGAAAACAAAAGCGCAGGATAAAATCAAC
The nucleotide sequence above comes from Bacteroides caccae. Encoded proteins:
- a CDS encoding energy transducer TonB, whose translation is MKKIVFFILLLTLSFRLTAQIDYLEPVKPFTTYTGELGEYYRNVFSLLNTGFQQQPYARFVAIPSFSPEYAMSVEKKGGRYCLVSNTLSRTYWQAEKGTVTVDTRSVVISSSLYQSLGAIFRTVTSQVQDLDGSTAGLDGVVYYFTSTDAKGTNQMGRKWSPKKGSLMDRLVLVCQSAYMLSRGEDISEQAVAEEAAALLKELQQRTKEQPDAYKKPMYVGIYQVGPQQRSLSGKQIEELAHLSGTTPEEYIADQMVYPANLLAKNISGYALCEFTIDKEGVILRPHILKATHSEFAEEALRIVKGMPKWSPALAGGKPTDSNYTLYIPFRPKLYKP